The window TATTGGGTAGGTCCCCAGCACTAGACACCTTTCATCGATTTGGACGAGAGTTTATATCTGCCAGATGGATAGCCAACTGTCGACACACGGCATATCGCACGAACGCGCGTCCTCTTCGAGTGCGCCGAGGTTGATTGGCACCCTGTGAAACTCAACAGACAAGAGTGTCGCGCTGACATTCAGGACTGCGTATTCTGCCCAGGGGAATATCCGAAATGAATCGGGCAGGAAGCGTCGATCGAACGCCGCGCCCACGCTCCCAGGATTCACGATCACTCGATCACCACTCCGACGCAGCAGAGGCTCGTGAGTGTGACCACCGACGTTAATCGTCGCGTCAGATCCCACAAACCACTCATCCAATTGCGACTGCGGAGTAGCAGCCAGAATATTGTCAGACCAGGACCGCGGTGAACCATGATAGGCGAGGAGAGTCAGATCCTCCGCGAGCGCTCTCGAATGAGTCTTTGGAAGGGACGCGAGGTACTCACGGTCATCCATACTCAATTGTTCCTGGCACCAGCGATTGATTGGAATTGTCCAATGAGCGCTTGGTCGAGTTGAAGATACAGTCAGATCCGGATCAATTGGCTCAATCAGCATCGCATCTGCGTTTCCCATGATGACAGTAGACGCAACGCGACGGATACGCTTAATGACCTCATGTGGTCGAGGGCCATCTGCCGCGAGGTCACCGAGACACACGATCTCGTCAACGTCTCGACGCTTGACATCATCAAGCACTGCGTCCAACGCGACGAGGTTGCCGTGTATGTCGCTTACCAATGCCAAACGCATAGGTCCCCTCCAAAGTGAGTGCTATATAAATCTCAACACAATTCGTCGGCCCTCAGCACTCCTGACCGGCGATCAGTCGCGCGAAGCAACAGGAGTCCGCCATGGCAGTCCGGCTCATCTACGAGACACACTCGATCACGATCGATAATGAAGAAGGCATCGCGACAGGCTGGTTGCCGGGCGAGCTATCCGCGAGAGGTCGCCTGGAGGCGGCCCGACTTGGTGAGCGACGACAAAGCGACAATCTGCCAGTACGTCTCCGACTTGCATCGTGCCGTTGAGACAGCCCAGATCGCGTTCGCCGAGCACGACATCCTCATCGCCAGGACACGCGGCTCCGTGAATGCAACTACGGGGAACTCAATGGGATCGCGGTTGCAGAGCTCGCCGCGCTTCGTCGCAGCCACATCGACACGCCGTTCCCCGGCGGGCAGAGCTACCGTGATGTCGTCGACGCGACCCGCGCGTTCCTCAGCGACATCGTGCCCGGGCACGACGGCCAGACAATCCTCGTCGTTGCGCACTCGGCCAATCGCTGGGCGCTTCAGCATCTGCTGGACGGTGTCCCGCTGGAAGACCTCGTTGATGCGCCTTTCGCCTGGCAGCCGGGGTGGGAGTTCATGGTGTCATCGTGACTTGTTGACGTAACGCGATGTGGGAGACGCGCCAGATCAATCACGAAGCGAACACGTCGATTGGCAAACCAAAACGCTGGCTCAGTCCACGCATGTGGCCAAGCGTCATCTGTCGCGATCCGCTGAGGACCTCCGAGATGACCGACCGCGTTGGAAAGATGTCGAGAAGATCTGTCTGTCGCAACTCGTTTGCTTCCATCAGGTGCCGCAGCACATCAACACCGGAGACATCTGGCAACGGGAACCGCTCGTCTTCATACGCCTCAACGAGGATGCTCAACGTGTTGAGATAATCCTGCTCATCAGCACTCAGATCGCCGCGCTCAAGCAAGCTATCCATGGTCGCGACGACTTCATCGAGTTCGTCATCTGAACGAATGGCTCGTGGCGGGAGGGAGGCGATGATTTCAATGTACGATGTTGACATAGCCTTCTCCAGACTCTCCATCACTTCCAGCGACCACGGTCATACTCAGCATGTGTCAAGACATGCTTGATAAAGACCTTGCTCCATTGGAAATCAACCACCGCAATGATGCGAATGTCATCTTTCACGTTGAAGACCGTGTACTGACCAACCATATCGGCTGACCGATACGTCATTCGGAGTTCTGCGAACGTCCGCCATTCCGCCTTGTTGACAACGCGAAACCATGTGTTGAGTGCAGTCGTCGCATCTGCGTGCACTGCGGCGAACTCACGAAGACGTCTGCGCGTGATGACGTGCAATGATCGCTCCACGACAGCCTGGTGATGTTCGCACAATGCGAACATCATGTCAAGGGATACCTCAACGCGGAATGAGTTCCATTATCACTCGGCTCTCCCCGACGGATCAATCATCAGTTCATCCTCCGGCTCACCGTCGTCCTGTGCCTCCGGCACATCGGGCGGCGGTTCGTTCGGGTCGCTGTAATCAATGATGTAGTCAATGGTCGGGCGCAGTTCGGCGTCTTCGTCGCCTGATTCGGTGGCAATTTCGACGCGCTGCTGGTCCGGCGCGATGATCCAGACGTTGCGCATCACACGCTCCAATCGTTGCGAGGCGTCTCCTGCGTCTACCTTACATCAGCAACACAGAGGCCGAGCGTCAGACAAGCAAACTCCCACAATCGCCGAGTTCCTGCTAGGATGCGTCCTCACAGAACAACGTGGCAGTCTGCTCGGGAGCGGCGCTCGTGGGCAGCAGGGGAGGCACGATCATGGCCGGCGAAGAAACCGCCATCGGTTACCTGAATGAGAACTACAAGAAGTTCTCGAGCATGGCGCGCGCGATCTGGGAGAACCCCGAGATCGGGCTGGACGAGAAGTTCGCCTCGAAGACGATCGCCGACGAGCTGGAGAAAGCCGGCTTCGCGGTCGAGTTCGGCGCGGGGCAGATGGAGACCGCCTTCGTCGCCAGCTGGGGCGAGGGCACGCCGATCATCGGCATCCTCGGCGAGTACGACGCGCTGCCGAGCCTCTCGCAGGATTCCACGCCGGAGCGCAACGAGCTCGTCCCCGGCGGTCCGGGTCACGGCTGCGGCCACAACCTCTACGGTGTCGGCGCGCTCGGCGCGGCGCTGGCTATGCAGGAGGCAATGAAAGAGCAGGGCATCAGCGGCACGGTGCGCTACTACGGCTGCCCGGCCGAAGAGACGCTGACCGGCAAGACCTACATGGCCCGCGACGGTGTCTTCGACGATCTGGACGCCTCGATCACCTGGCACCCTGGCTACGCCAACACCGTGCCGATCAACAGCTCCAGCCTGGCGATGAATTCGTTCAAGGTGCACTTCCACGGGCAAGCGTCCCACGCGGCGGCCGTCCCGCACATGGGCCGCAGCGCACTCGACGGCGCTATGCTGATGGACATCGGCGTCAACTACCTGCGCGAGCACATCATCCAGGATGCGCGTATTCACAGCGTCATCAAGGATGGCGGCGAGGCGCCGAACGTCGTCCCGCCGACGGCGACGATCTGGTACTTCGTCCGCGCACCGAAACGCGACCAGGTCGAGTCGATCTACCAGCGCATGCTGGATTGCGCCAAGGGCGCAGCGTTGATGACCGGCACCACCTACGACGTTGAGTTCCTGACCGGCTGCTACGAGATGCTGCCGAACGCCGTCGTCAGCAACATCATGCTGGACAAGATGGAGGACATCGGCGGGATCGAGTTCAGCCACGACGACATGGAGTTCGCCCGCCAGCTGCAGGCGTCGATTCCGGCGGAGATCATCGAGATGAGCCGTGAGCAGACGTTGCAAAGCTCGATCGCCGGCACGACTGCCGACGACATCGGCGATGTGCTGTGCGAGAACGTCATCCGCCCGTCAGAAGAGTTCCGCATCGGGCACGGCTCGACCGAGGTCGCTGACGTCAGCCAGATCACACCAACCGCGAACATGTGGGCCTGCTGCCACCCGCTCGGTTCGCCGGGCCACAGCTGGCAGATCACGGCGTCGTCCGGCGCGGAGATCGGCTTCAAGGGCATGGACTTCGCCGCCAAGTCGATGGCGCTGACCGGCCTGGAGCTGATGGTCAACAAGGAAGCGCTCGAAGCGGCCAAGAAGGAGTTCGTCGAGGCGACCGGCGGGCGCAAGTACGTCACGCCGCTGCCGGAAGGAGCGACACCGAAGAAGGGTGGGTGAGCGGCCCTCACCGGTGCCCAGAAGGGTTTCACCCCTCTCCCACCAGAGGAGGGGGAGTCGTTACGTTGGCGCTTAGATCACGCGATCGCGGTTGCGGTAGGTTTCGATTGGCCAGGCGCGCATGCCGCCGGTGTAGACGCTGAGGATGGTGCCGTCGGCGTCGCGCTCGTAGCGGTAGTGCTCGCCCTGCGAGCCGTACGGCGAGCCGCCCATGATCTTGAGCGTGTTGGCATCGACGACCGCGGTAGCTCGGCGGCCATCGTGTGCGGCGATTTGGCCGACTGGGCTGCCGGCGTAGAGTTTGCCGCCCAGCAGGTAGATGACGGTCACGCGCCCCACAGCGTGGCGAAGCGCCGGTGATACGAGGTCGATCGACGGATCGGCGTCGGCCGGCGGCTGCAGCGCGGCGCTGTTGGTCAGGCCAGAGCTGAGCGGTGCCTTCGACGGCACGCTGCGGGCGTTGTCGAGGATCTTGAGGATGCCGGCAGCCAGCTCTTCGGCCGGACCGTCGACCGAGTTGGTCAGCACCGAGATCGCCAGGCCCTCGTTCGGGTCCCACATCGTGCGGGTGATGTGGCCGGGATAGCCGCCCGAGTGACCGACCATGCAGTGCCCGTTGTAGTAGTGGACCGTCGTGCCGTAGCCGTAGCCATCGCGGGCGCCGGGCGCCTTCGGCCATCCACTGGCCGCTGCATCTCGTTCTTTGAGCGATCGCTGATCAGGCGGTCACCGAAGAAGTGCGCCGACGCGAACTGCACCATGTCCTCGGCGGTCGAGTAGAAGCCGGTCGCCGCCGCCATCGCGTGCGTATCGACGTGCGGGATCGTCTGCCGCTCGGTCCAGCTGTTCAGACCGCGCTGTGGCCACCGGCGTAGTCGTCGATCCGCGCCTCGTCCAGCTCCGCCGCGTTCGTGAGCCCCAGCTTGACAATCGCCGACTTCGTGTAGTCGTTGTACGTGCTACCAGCCGCCTTGCCGACGATCATCCCCAGCAGCGAGAAGCCGATGTTCGTGTACTTGAACGTCGACTCCGGCTGGCGGACGACGCCCTCGCGGATCGAGAGCTCGAGCAGCTCCTTCTCGTCCGGGAATGGTCGACTGTGCTGCCAGTAGGTCGCATCGACGCCATCGCGGATGACGCCGCCGTTCTGCGAGACGAGCTCGCGCACCGTCACATCGGCCAGCGACGACCCGGCCTCCTTCAGCTCAGGAATCCACTGCCCGGCCGTGATCGTCCAGGCGCAGCTTGCCGGCCTCGACGAGCTGCATGACCGCCGTCGCGGTGAACGTCTTGGAATGCGAGGCGATGCGGAAGAGGTGCGAGGTCGTCAGATCCTCGCCGGTATCGAGGTTCGACTTTCCGTACGCCTTGCTGAACTGCAGCTTGCCGTCGTACCAGATCGCCACCTGCGCTCCGGGCGTGCGCAGCTTCCAGACGCGATAGTCGAGCCACTGATCGACATAAGCGAGCGCCTCATTCATGCGCTCGACTGCCGACACCGAAGAATCCGTCACCATCTCACTCCAACTCCTGACCCACAACACGTATCCACCCGCCCACAGCGACGAGTAAGCGAGTGCGTTGAATCCGTGCAGGCTAGCGGAGATAGGGCGGGGAGTGCAATGGGGGTGTGATGCGGTCAGGTTGGGAGCATGTGGTCCACAGGTAGAGCTGTTCGTGTGAGCAACGACAGCCCGCCTTGCTCGAAAGCGGGATCGCCTGACCATTACCGATATTGGCGATAGGGGTGGATCAAGGATTTCAACGGCCATAATCCAGAATCGGCATGGTTCTTCAATCGTTAACTATTGTCCGTTGCAACTCCGTCCTCTGATCGAATTGACGACGTTGACCCATGGTGTCTGAGATAATTTCGAATGCACGATTCGATCCCGCCGCTCACGGATCAACCA is drawn from Thermomicrobiales bacterium and contains these coding sequences:
- a CDS encoding type II toxin-antitoxin system HigB family toxin: MHVITRRRLREFAAVHADATTALNTWFRVVNKAEWRTFAELRMTYRSADMVGQYTVFNVKDDIRIIAVVDFQWSKVFIKHVLTHAEYDRGRWK
- a CDS encoding amidohydrolase — protein: MAGEETAIGYLNENYKKFSSMARAIWENPEIGLDEKFASKTIADELEKAGFAVEFGAGQMETAFVASWGEGTPIIGILGEYDALPSLSQDSTPERNELVPGGPGHGCGHNLYGVGALGAALAMQEAMKEQGISGTVRYYGCPAEETLTGKTYMARDGVFDDLDASITWHPGYANTVPINSSSLAMNSFKVHFHGQASHAAAVPHMGRSALDGAMLMDIGVNYLREHIIQDARIHSVIKDGGEAPNVVPPTATIWYFVRAPKRDQVESIYQRMLDCAKGAALMTGTTYDVEFLTGCYEMLPNAVVSNIMLDKMEDIGGIEFSHDDMEFARQLQASIPAEIIEMSREQTLQSSIAGTTADDIGDVLCENVIRPSEEFRIGHGSTEVADVSQITPTANMWACCHPLGSPGHSWQITASSGAEIGFKGMDFAAKSMALTGLELMVNKEALEAAKKEFVEATGGRKYVTPLPEGATPKKGG